A stretch of the Pristis pectinata isolate sPriPec2 chromosome 7, sPriPec2.1.pri, whole genome shotgun sequence genome encodes the following:
- the LOC127572520 gene encoding protein-lysine 6-oxidase-like, producing the protein MNYQTSMYLVKLFGLYLTCLLVEVDGQQQRQKQVEQENSAVWRRRIQWQNNGRVYSLLSLGSEYQPPQGSSGSNSLFLLSDTNSTAGSGRAGGARWRPSSSARSPQTPSGARATRHRGDSSSARAQQRPSGARRTDASQWLQSTSSNGPGPSGSRGDSGRAGAGAGAGVRADGEPRQRAQNNASQNLAETLATRQNTSSQSSRGIGNEDIMVGDDPYNPYKRTDDNPYYNYYDTYERPRTRSRRPGYGTRYFQHGLPDLTPDPYYVQASTYVQKMHMYNLRCAAEENCLASSAYGSGIRDYDMRVLLRFSQRVKNQGTADFLPSRPRYSWEWHSCHRHYHSMDEFSHYDLLDATTHRKVAEGHKASFCLEDTTCDYGYYRRYACTAHSQGLSPGCYDTYNADIDCQWIDITDVKAGNYILKVAVNPSYLVPESDYGNNVVRCDLRYTGHHAYISGCRISQY; encoded by the exons ATGAATTATCAAACGTCGATGTATTTAGTAAAACTTTTTGGTCTTTATTTGACTTGCCTGCTTGTAGAAGTGGATGGACAGCAGCAGCGGCAAAAACAAGTGGAACAGGAGAACTCGGCCGTTTGGCGCCGACGAATTCAGTGGCAAAATAACGGGCGCGTTTATAGCTTGCTGAGCCTGGGCTCCGAGTACCAGCCGCCTCAGGGCTCAAGCGGGAGCAACAGCCTCTTCCTGCTGAGTGACACCAACAGCACAGCGGGCAGCGGCAGGGCCGGTGGCGCCAGGTGGAGACCCTCTTCCTCAGCTCGCTCGCCCCAGACTCCTTCCGGAGCCCGAGCGACCAGACATCGGGGAGACTCGTCTTCAGCCCGAGCCCAGCAGCGCCCGTCCGGTGCCAGACGGACAGATGCCAGTCAATGGTTGCAGAGCACGAGTAGCAATGGCCCGGGACCTTCCGGATCTCGGGGGGACTCGGGGCGAGctggggccggggccggggccggggtcCGGGCCGACGGGGAGCCGCGGCAGAGGGCACAGAATAACGCCAGCCAAAACCTCGCAGAGACCCTCGCCACCCGCCAGAACACGTCGAGCCAGAGCAGTCGCGGGATTGGCAATGAGGATATCATGGTCGGGGACGATCCCTACAACCCCTACAAGCGCACGGACGACAATCCCTACTACAATTACTATGATACATACGAGAGGCCCAGAACTCGATCCCGCAGACCCGGCTATGGTACCAGGTACTTCCAACATG gttTACCAGATTTAACCCCAGACCCATACTATGTTCAAGCCTCAACATACGTTCAGAAGATGCACATGTACAATCTCAGATGTGCTGCAGAGGAAAATTGCTTGGCAAG TTCAGCCTACGGCTCGGGCATCAGGGACTATGACATGCGTGTTCTACTTAGATTCTCTCAGAGAGTGAAGAACCAAGGCACAGCAGACTTCCTTCCAAGCCGACCTCGTTACTCGTGGGAATGGCACAGTTGTCATCG GCACTACCACAGCATGGATGAATTTAGCCATTATGATCTCCTGGATGCCACCACCCATAGAAAAGTTGCTGAAGGTCATAAAGCCAGCTTTTGCCTGGAGGACACTACTTGTGACTACGGCTACTATCGAAGATATGCTTGCACAGCACATTCACAG GGATTGAGTCCAGGATGTTATGATACCTACAATGCTGACATTGACTGCCAATGGATTGATATCACTGATGTTAAGGCTGGAAACTACATACTGAAA GTTGCAGTAAATCCTAGCTATTTGGTACCAGAATCGGATTACGGTAATAACGTTGTTCGCTGTGACCTTCGCTATACAGGCCACCATGCATATATCTCAGGCTGCAGGATTTCACA ATATTAA